A region of the Nocardia asteroides genome:
CGCCGAACACGGACGGGCCGGACTGAGGGGCGCAGGGCCCTGATCCCGTGGGGCGATACCGAACTTCTCGAGGCCGAACTTTCTCGAGTCGGGATGGAACCGATCAGACCCGCACCGCGTCCAACCAGATGTACAGGCCAACTGAGGCTTCCGCCGTTGGCCGAGACGGGAACCGAAAGGAGCCGAAATGGCAGGACAGCTCGAAGCGAGCGAAGAGGCGATCACGAAGTTTGTAGACAATTGCCGCCAGCGGCACCAGGATCTGCAGACCGCGATCACCGCACTGAACAGCAAGTCGGATCAGACCACCGCCACCTGGAGCGGCGCGGCCCGCCAGGCGTTCGACACCTTCATGGACAGCTACTTCGCCCAGGCGCGGAAGCTGAACGACCAGCTGGATCAGACTTCGGACAAGCTCGCTCACGCCGGACGGAAGTTCGCGGATCAGGATCAGCAGTTCGCCCAGCAGGTGGCGGCGCAGTCCTCCAGCCTGGACCTCCCCTGATCCGATAGCCGTACCACAGACAACAAGGAGCTCCCCATGGTAGCGAACGACCCCGGTCGGATTGCCTCCAACTTCGGCGAAGTCGATGCGGGCGCACAGGCCATCGTGGCCGAGGCGCGCAGCGTCATGACCATGCTCGAAGATTTCCACAAGCAGGTCACCGACTTCGTGACGAACTACTGGAAGGGTGACGCGAACGACGCGTTCGCCTCACTGCAGGCCCAGTGGAACACGCAGGTCACCCAGCTGAACACCACGCTGGAAAGCGCGGGCAAGCTGGTCAGCAGCGGCAACGCCGACCTGCAGGGCACCGACACCGCGCTGGCGGGCCTCTTCTGAGATCCCGTCTCGGCTGATTCGAGCCCCCGGTACTTCGGTGCCGGGGGCTCGAATCGTTCTACGCTGAACTCCGTTTCCTCCACAACCGCTGCCGCGACCACAACCGCTGCCGCGACACTGGAGGCAGCTCACGGGACGACGCGGACCGAGTCCCCGAAATTCGTGCACAAGGTCTCCAACTGACTCCACCCTTCCCCCACGTACTGGCAACCGACGCTGACCTGAATTCCCGACTCCAGCAGGACGTGCCAGCGCACGGTTGACCCGTCCTCAGGGTGTTCCGAGTAGGCGAGGCTGGAACGGCTACCGAATACGACGTCGCGTTCCAGATCGGTCAGGACTCCCGGCGGACGCTGCGCCATCTGGACCTCCAGCTTCGCGGCCACCTGTTCATAGCCGGAACCCGCCGTTAATGGCGTCTGCATCACCGTAATGCGCTGCCGCGCACCAGTTTCGGGAACCAGATCGACACGGGCGCGTGCACTCTCCGGCGCTGGAGCCACACGCCAGCCGGGCGGAACTCGAAACCGTATGCGGCCGAATGCTTCCGGTGCCGACTCAGCCGATGTGGCGGCCGGGGACGGCGCCACGCTGGTCGAGGCCGTCTCCGTGCTCGGCGCTGCTGTCGCCGCGTCGTCTCCGCGACCGGACACGATTACCGCGCCGATGACTACCAGTGCGACGACTACGAGAGCAGCAACCGCAACGACCGCGAACCGCGCTGTGCTGTACCGGGGCTGCTCGGCTGCGGCGCGGTCCCGCAGCGGTCGCATCCACTCGGTGGGCGCGGTCGCGGGCGGCATTTCCTGTCGATGGCTCGGGCCCGGCCGGCGACCCCGGAGGAGATCGTTACCGGCGACCGAGCGCAGCTCGACAGCGGCGCCCGCGGCCTGCTCGATCGCCGCACCGAGCAGGCCGAGCTTCGTGGGGTCGGCGATACCCACCACCTGGGCGAGGTCGATCGGGCCGCCTTCGAGCAGCCGAGTGACGAGCCCGCGCAAAGCATCGAAAGCCGGTGATTCCTCGGTGATTTCAGCGAGCGCGAGTGCAGGGTCGTGTTCACAGGATTCGACATGTACGCCGCGATGGCTTCGGATGACCGCGGAGGCCGTGGTGGTCAACGTTCCGAATTCCAGCACCAGCGTTCGCCGACTGTGGCTGGTGCCCTCGTCCGACGCCACCGATCGCACCGCGATCCCCTCGAACACGACCTCCGACGTCCAGCGCCGCGCCGCCTCCTCGAGTACGCCGCGACGGGCGGCGCCCCATTCGGTAGGGCAGATCACCGTCATCCGGGCGCACGGTGCGGCAACGCGAAGATTCTCGAGCACACTCGCGAAAACGGCGCCCATCGCGTCCACCACCGAGGGCGTTCGAGGCGGTAAGGCCATGGCGGCGGCGGGCACGAACTGGACTACCGACCCCACCTGGGTAGGCGGGGTCAGCGGCTGCCCCACGACGAGGTCGAAGCCATTGCTGCCCAGAACGACCGAGGGCGGCGCGTCCCAGTGGGTGTCGGCGCCGCGCGCCCAGATGCGCGCTTCGGTGACGACGAGCTCGACCTCGGACATCAGGGCGACGGCATCCACGCCGTCTGTACCAGGCCCTCCTGGTTGCGGGTGACGTAGGTGCCCCGGCCCGGGGGCATCGGGCTCGGTCGTTTGGTGCCCATCAGGACTCCCTCGTCCTTACTGCAGCTCAAGATCAGGCCGGCGGAGCCCAGATCCCGCATCCTGGCCAGCGTCGCCTCGAACATCGCTCTGCTCGCACCACCCGAACGCCGGGCGATGATCACGTGGAAGCCGAGGTCGCGAGCATGGGGCAGGTGTTCGAGCAGCGCCTGGACCGGGTTGCCCGCGGACGTGGCGACCAGGTCGTAATCATCGATGATGACGTACAGTTCCGGTCCGCTCCACCACGAGCGATCCCGCAGTTGCTGCGGCGTGACATCCGAACCCGGCGTGCGCTTGTTGACGTAAGCGGCCAAGTCGTTCATGTTCTGGGTGAACTGAGGCGCCGTCGAGCCGTAACCGGCGAGGTACCCCTCCGGGACCAGGCCGAGCATGCTGCGCCGGTAGTCGCCGAGGATGAAGCGGGCTTGATCGGGGGTGTTGGACGCGGCGATGCCCTCGATCAGCGAGCGCAGCAATGTCGTCTTTCCCGACTCGGTGTCGCCGATGATGATGAAGTGCGGGCTCTCCACGAAGTCGATGTAGACCGGAGCCAGCTCCGACTCGTTGATGCCGAACGGAATGCGCAGGCACTTGGTGTTCGGGTCGACCTGCGACGGCCAATCGCCCGCCAGGTACAGCAGTTGCTCGCGCGCAAGCTGCTCGGGCAGCATGCGGACCTGCGGAGCATGACGGCCCGGCGTCAGCCTGGCGATGGCGGCGACCGCGTCGGCGACGGCCTGGGCGAGGTCGGTCGGATCGGGATTGCCGTCGATGCGGGGCAGGCCGGTCAGCATGTGCAGGCACTCGGGGGTCATGCCGCGGCCCGGCCGCCCCTGCGGGACCAGGGAGGCGAACTTGCGTCCCAGATCGGAGTCCATCGGATCACCCAGGCGCAGCTCGATCCTGGTGCCGATCTGATCCTTGAGCGCGGGCCGTGCCTCCGCCCAGCGATTCAGCGCGATGACCACGTGCACGCCGTAGGACAGACCCTGCACGGCGAGGTTCATGATGGTCTGCTCGAGCATCTCGAAGTCCTGGCGGATCGAGCTGAAGCCGTCGATCACCAGGAACACGTCGCCGAACGGATCCTCGTGCGCACCCGCGGCGCCCGGACTGCTCGCCGGGTCCATCGCGCGCAGCCTGCGGAAGTCCGCCATCGATTCGATGCCGAGCTGGCGGAAGCGCGCCTCACGCTGACGGACGATGGTGGTCATCTCGGCGATGGTGCGCCGGACCTGGTCCTCGTCCAACCGGCTCGCGACCGAGCCGACGTGCGGCAACCCTTGTAGGCCCGCCAGGGTGCCGCCACCGAAGTCCAAGCAGTAGAACTGCACTTGTTCGGCGGTGTGCGTCAACGCCATCGACATGATCAGTGTCCGCAGCGCGGTCGACTTGCCCGATTGCGGGCCGCCGACGACGGCGACGTTGCCGCGGGCGCCGGATAGGTCGATGATCATCGGGTCGCGGCGCTGGTCGTAGGGCCGGTCGACGATGCCGATCGGGGCGCGCAGCGTGGACACCGCGGAGTACTCGCCGGTGAGGAGGGAGCGCGGCAGGAGCTGGTCGAGCGTGGGCGCCTCGTCCAAGGGGGGCAACCAGATCTCGTGCGCCGGGCGGCCGTGGCCGCGGATCCGGGAGACCAGCATGTTCAGGTTGGACACCTGCTCGCCGTCCTCGTCCTGG
Encoded here:
- a CDS encoding WXG100 family type VII secretion target, which produces MAGQLEASEEAITKFVDNCRQRHQDLQTAITALNSKSDQTTATWSGAARQAFDTFMDSYFAQARKLNDQLDQTSDKLAHAGRKFADQDQQFAQQVAAQSSSLDLP
- a CDS encoding WXG100 family type VII secretion target translates to MVANDPGRIASNFGEVDAGAQAIVAEARSVMTMLEDFHKQVTDFVTNYWKGDANDAFASLQAQWNTQVTQLNTTLESAGKLVSSGNADLQGTDTALAGLF
- a CDS encoding type VII secretion-associated protein; its protein translation is MSEVELVVTEARIWARGADTHWDAPPSVVLGSNGFDLVVGQPLTPPTQVGSVVQFVPAAAMALPPRTPSVVDAMGAVFASVLENLRVAAPCARMTVICPTEWGAARRGVLEEAARRWTSEVVFEGIAVRSVASDEGTSHSRRTLVLEFGTLTTTASAVIRSHRGVHVESCEHDPALALAEITEESPAFDALRGLVTRLLEGGPIDLAQVVGIADPTKLGLLGAAIEQAAGAAVELRSVAGNDLLRGRRPGPSHRQEMPPATAPTEWMRPLRDRAAAEQPRYSTARFAVVAVAALVVVALVVIGAVIVSGRGDDAATAAPSTETASTSVAPSPAATSAESAPEAFGRIRFRVPPGWRVAPAPESARARVDLVPETGARQRITVMQTPLTAGSGYEQVAAKLEVQMAQRPPGVLTDLERDVVFGSRSSLAYSEHPEDGSTVRWHVLLESGIQVSVGCQYVGEGWSQLETLCTNFGDSVRVVP